One genomic region from uncultured Cohaesibacter sp. encodes:
- a CDS encoding class II aldolase/adducin family protein, which produces MEELELRQEMVAACRRMNDIGLNQGTSGNISARSGDKILITPTSLPYDEMEAEDIVAMDADGNFEGARKPSSEWRFHHDILTNRLDVDAVMHCHSTHATALACHQMGIQSFHYMVAVAGGNDIRCAPYATFGTQALSDSALEALEGRKACLLGQHGQIALGGTIKQAFALAIEVETLAHMYITAHQMGEPPVLSNEEMVRVMNQMKQMQYGVTRSQQ; this is translated from the coding sequence ATGGAAGAATTAGAGCTGCGGCAAGAGATGGTTGCGGCATGTCGACGAATGAATGACATTGGCCTCAATCAGGGAACATCAGGAAACATTTCAGCCCGGAGCGGTGACAAGATCCTGATAACGCCAACCTCGCTGCCATATGACGAAATGGAAGCCGAAGACATCGTTGCGATGGATGCGGATGGCAATTTTGAAGGTGCCCGCAAACCCTCATCAGAATGGCGTTTCCATCACGATATTCTCACCAATCGCCTCGATGTGGATGCGGTAATGCATTGCCACTCAACGCATGCCACAGCGCTCGCTTGCCACCAGATGGGCATCCAGAGTTTTCACTATATGGTCGCGGTTGCTGGCGGCAACGATATCCGTTGTGCCCCATACGCGACATTCGGCACGCAGGCGCTTTCGGACTCGGCTCTTGAAGCACTTGAAGGACGCAAGGCCTGCCTCTTGGGCCAGCATGGGCAGATCGCTCTGGGTGGAACGATCAAGCAGGCCTTCGCTCTGGCGATCGAGGTGGAAACGCTGGCGCATATGTATATCACCGCGCACCAGATGGGCGAACCGCCCGTTCTCTCGAATGAAGAGATGGTACGCGTCATGAACCAAATGAAACAGATGCAATATGGGGTGACCAGAAGCCAGCAGTAG
- a CDS encoding dihydroxyacetone kinase subunit DhaK: MNRIFNNPDFVVEDAVRGYLKAHPDILAATENARVLRRPLAPQKDKVGIVTGGGSGHEPAFLGYVGDGMLDAVAVGEIFSSPSAKAFHDAFVAADGGRGVACLYGNYAGDNMNVKLAVKQAAKHDLTVKTVVANDDVPSAPKDEIKKRRGVAGEILMWKVGGARADEGANLDEVIASAQKAIDATRSIGIGLSPCTIPAVGKPNFAIEDGHMEVGIGHHGEPGVAVMPIKPASEIADLMLDHILPDLPFENDDDVALLVSGLGATPIMELYILYDRLAEVLQARGMNTRHLFIGNYFTSLEMQGVTLTMMRLDSELDRLLSAPACSLGLTRI, encoded by the coding sequence ATGAACCGGATCTTTAACAATCCCGATTTCGTCGTGGAAGATGCCGTCCGAGGCTATTTGAAAGCCCACCCGGATATTCTTGCAGCCACTGAGAATGCGCGCGTGTTGCGGCGTCCGCTTGCCCCGCAAAAGGACAAGGTTGGTATCGTGACGGGGGGCGGATCTGGCCATGAACCAGCCTTTCTGGGATATGTCGGCGATGGCATGCTGGATGCCGTAGCTGTTGGAGAAATCTTTTCCTCACCGTCCGCCAAGGCCTTTCATGATGCCTTCGTTGCCGCTGATGGCGGGCGCGGCGTTGCTTGCCTCTATGGCAACTATGCAGGCGACAACATGAATGTGAAGCTTGCCGTCAAACAGGCCGCAAAACATGACCTGACCGTCAAGACCGTCGTTGCCAATGATGACGTTCCATCCGCTCCCAAGGATGAAATCAAGAAGCGGCGTGGTGTGGCTGGCGAAATCCTCATGTGGAAGGTAGGTGGTGCCCGCGCAGATGAAGGTGCTAATCTGGATGAAGTGATCGCGTCTGCCCAGAAGGCCATAGACGCGACCCGCAGCATCGGCATCGGCCTTTCACCTTGCACCATTCCCGCAGTTGGCAAGCCGAACTTCGCCATCGAAGACGGGCATATGGAAGTCGGCATCGGTCACCATGGTGAACCGGGCGTGGCGGTTATGCCAATCAAACCGGCAAGCGAAATCGCCGATCTGATGCTCGACCACATTCTGCCTGATCTGCCGTTTGAAAATGATGATGACGTTGCCTTGCTGGTTTCCGGACTTGGCGCCACCCCCATCATGGAGCTTTATATTCTCTATGATCGACTGGCTGAGGTGCTGCAAGCCCGTGGCATGAACACGCGCCACCTCTTCATTGGCAATTATTTCACTTCACTTGAAATGCAGGGCGTCACCCTGACGATGATGCGGCTGGATAGTGAGCTTGATCGTTTGTTGTCCGCTCCTGCGTGTTCTCTTGGTCTGACGAGGATATAA
- the dhaL gene encoding dihydroxyacetone kinase subunit DhaL — translation MTASIAVKDAGGLVVELIEAINANRGWLSEIDGAIGDGDHGINMSKGFTAAGAKLGDPLPSLPDALNTLSETLIEDLGGSMGPLYGYLFSSMADELEDQERLDAEVFAKMMHAAFEGVKEIGSADVGDKTLLDALYPATEAFDEAWRSGKDFAESLDTMSTAAEKGRDATVDMVAKVGRASRLGERSRGVLDAGATSCCLILQTLAKGIKQRMEG, via the coding sequence ATGACTGCATCCATTGCTGTAAAGGACGCTGGCGGCCTGGTCGTTGAACTCATTGAGGCGATCAACGCCAACCGTGGCTGGTTATCCGAGATTGACGGCGCCATCGGCGATGGCGACCATGGCATCAACATGAGCAAAGGCTTCACGGCAGCCGGCGCAAAGTTGGGCGATCCGTTGCCTTCCTTGCCTGATGCCCTTAATACCCTCAGCGAAACCCTTATTGAGGATCTGGGCGGGTCCATGGGGCCGCTCTATGGCTATCTCTTCTCGAGTATGGCTGATGAGCTGGAAGATCAGGAAAGGCTTGATGCCGAGGTCTTTGCCAAAATGATGCATGCAGCCTTTGAGGGCGTCAAGGAAATCGGCTCTGCGGATGTCGGTGACAAGACCCTTCTTGATGCGCTTTATCCGGCAACAGAGGCCTTTGATGAAGCATGGCGTTCCGGCAAGGATTTTGCCGAAAGCCTTGATACGATGTCAACTGCCGCCGAAAAGGGGCGTGACGCCACGGTCGATATGGTGGCCAAGGTCGGGCGCGCCTCGCGCCTTGGTGAACGCTCGCGTGGCGTTTTGGATGCCGGCGCGACCTCTTGCTGCCTCATCCTGCAAACTCTTGCAAAGGGTATCAAGCAGCGCATGGAAGGCTGA
- the fsa gene encoding fructose-6-phosphate aldolase — MKFFVDTAIIEDIVELNDYGLLDGVTTNPSLIAKSGRDFKEVIAEICGVVSGPVSAEVASMDFDTMMAEADCLSKIASNVVIKLPLTLDGLKACRTLTDKDIKTNVTLCFAANQALLAAKAGATYISPFIGRLDDLNLDGMDLIREIRAIYDNYDFKTEILAASIRSANHVKEAALAGADVATIPPSVIKSLANHALTDKGLDQFAKDWAATGQSIL; from the coding sequence ATGAAATTTTTCGTCGATACCGCTATCATTGAGGATATTGTCGAGCTTAATGACTATGGTCTGCTCGATGGTGTCACAACCAACCCGAGCCTGATTGCCAAATCGGGCCGGGATTTCAAGGAAGTTATCGCTGAAATCTGCGGTGTTGTCAGTGGACCGGTTTCAGCAGAAGTCGCCTCCATGGATTTTGATACCATGATGGCGGAAGCCGATTGCCTGAGCAAAATCGCCTCCAACGTCGTGATCAAGCTGCCGCTGACGCTTGATGGCCTCAAAGCCTGCCGTACGCTGACCGACAAGGACATCAAGACCAATGTCACCCTGTGCTTTGCTGCCAATCAGGCCCTTTTGGCTGCCAAGGCCGGTGCAACCTACATTTCACCGTTCATCGGTCGCCTGGATGATCTCAATCTGGATGGCATGGATCTTATCCGAGAGATCCGCGCTATCTATGACAATTACGACTTCAAGACCGAAATTCTCGCAGCCTCCATTCGCTCGGCCAATCATGTGAAGGAAGCAGCATTGGCAGGCGCTGACGTGGCCACCATTCCACCATCCGTCATCAAGAGCCTGGCAAATCATGCTCTGACGGACAAAGGCCTTGATCAGTTTGCCAAGGATTGGGCCGCGACAGGTCAATCCATCCTGTGA
- a CDS encoding DeoR/GlpR family DNA-binding transcription regulator, with the protein MKREDRQKAIMDLLVTQGEVEVDRLSEQFAVSKMTIHRDLDDLETEGMIRKIRGGATIESGTRFESDFRYRERQSQGAKMAMAEAALKLIDPGMTVMVNDGSMAAFLGKYLPRKRPLTVITNNAAILDALRAESGITLISLGGSYSSKFNAYFGSLTETCLANLRADISFISTPAISGLEVFHMDDVVVKSKRAMMHSGTTRCLLVNHARFDHTALHKLADLDEFDHIITDAAPSAHALSAIEGAGLSLTIADAANGEGA; encoded by the coding sequence ATGAAGCGCGAGGACCGTCAAAAGGCGATCATGGACCTTTTGGTCACTCAGGGTGAGGTCGAGGTTGACAGGCTGTCAGAGCAGTTTGCCGTATCCAAGATGACCATTCACCGTGATCTGGATGATCTGGAAACCGAAGGCATGATCCGCAAGATCCGCGGTGGTGCGACCATTGAGTCCGGCACCCGCTTTGAAAGCGACTTCAGATATCGTGAACGACAAAGTCAGGGCGCAAAGATGGCCATGGCCGAAGCCGCTTTGAAGCTGATTGATCCGGGTATGACGGTCATGGTCAACGATGGCTCTATGGCTGCATTTCTAGGCAAATATTTGCCGCGCAAGCGACCGTTGACCGTGATCACCAACAATGCTGCAATTCTGGATGCTCTGCGGGCAGAATCCGGCATCACACTCATCTCGCTTGGGGGAAGCTATTCGAGCAAATTCAACGCCTATTTCGGCAGTTTGACAGAAACCTGTCTGGCCAATCTGCGCGCTGATATTTCCTTCATTTCCACGCCAGCCATTTCCGGGCTGGAAGTCTTCCATATGGATGACGTGGTGGTCAAAAGCAAACGGGCCATGATGCATTCTGGAACCACGCGCTGTTTGCTGGTCAATCACGCGCGCTTTGATCACACCGCTTTGCACAAGCTCGCTGACCTGGATGAATTTGATCACATCATAACAGACGCGGCACCCTCGGCTCATGCGCTGTCTGCCATTGAGGGAGCTGGCCTCAGCCTGACGATTGCTGATGCGGCAAACGGGGAGGGAGCATGA
- a CDS encoding RpiB/LacA/LacB family sugar-phosphate isomerase has protein sequence MKIAVAGDSAGEGLAHILAEYLANQGKYEIFEVSRVSGEADPFYANMAERVATGVVNGEYDRAILCCGTGIGVAMSANKVHGIRAAQCHDTYSAERAALSNNAQIITMGARVIGAELAKTIADTFFENTEFFDANGRSAGNVNAVDELDARNR, from the coding sequence ATGAAAATCGCTGTTGCCGGTGATAGCGCAGGTGAAGGCCTTGCGCACATCTTGGCTGAATATCTGGCAAATCAGGGCAAGTATGAGATATTTGAGGTCTCAAGGGTTTCAGGGGAAGCTGATCCCTTCTACGCCAATATGGCTGAACGCGTCGCGACTGGCGTTGTGAATGGTGAGTATGATCGCGCTATTCTGTGTTGCGGTACCGGCATCGGGGTTGCCATGTCCGCCAACAAGGTGCACGGCATCCGGGCTGCGCAGTGTCATGATACCTATTCCGCTGAGCGCGCAGCGCTTTCAAACAACGCCCAGATTATCACGATGGGCGCACGGGTAATCGGCGCCGAACTGGCCAAAACCATTGCCGATACTTTTTTCGAAAACACCGAATTTTTTGATGCCAACGGGCGCTCCGCAGGCAACGTCAATGCCGTGGACGAACTGGACGCACGCAACCGTTAG
- a CDS encoding DUF1636 domain-containing protein — protein MKNKAILQICSTCNSAAVKQNPERLATECPEGEKLLEAVQSAVKADADLDGQLVIQAARCMSSCKRSCVAALLAKDKYQFVVGELDSSADRVDDLVAFAKSYVKAEDGLPQWRERPQHIRKNTIARLHPFPSELSNDS, from the coding sequence TTGAAAAATAAGGCAATTTTGCAAATCTGCAGCACCTGCAACAGTGCGGCAGTCAAACAGAATCCGGAAAGACTAGCCACAGAATGTCCTGAGGGCGAGAAGTTGCTTGAAGCCGTGCAATCCGCTGTGAAGGCCGATGCTGATCTGGATGGCCAACTCGTCATTCAGGCTGCCCGCTGCATGAGCAGCTGCAAGCGCAGCTGTGTTGCCGCTCTTCTGGCAAAGGACAAATATCAGTTCGTCGTCGGAGAGCTCGACAGCAGCGCCGACAGGGTGGACGATCTTGTTGCCTTTGCAAAAAGCTATGTAAAGGCAGAAGACGGCTTGCCGCAATGGCGTGAACGCCCGCAGCATATTCGTAAGAACACCATCGCCCGGTTACATCCTTTCCCTTCTGAACTCTCAAACGACTCCTAG
- the cobW gene encoding cobalamin biosynthesis protein CobW has product MSFKAPLSSPKIPATVVTGFLGSGKTTLIRHLIEQAGDKKIALIVNEFGDMGFDGEMISSCGNPNCTEDDVVELKNGCICCTVADEFLPTMEMLLKREPRPEHIVIETSGLALPQPLVQAFQWPSVRASVTVDGVITIADAAALSEGHYSVDEEAVVRQREQDDSIDHENPIDELFNDQLKCADMIVISKADLIDEDAMARVEAIIAEHRRDGVKTIHSANGNVSTAVLLGLEAGAEEDLDSREAAHDHHHHDHDDDHDHDDDHDHHHHHHHHHHHHDHDDFHSAVVSPRAFASMDALKQAVSDVLAQSGVLRVKGYAAIEGKKARVVVQAVGRRVESWFDPGAETSTGLVVIGLKDFDLDRANKTLG; this is encoded by the coding sequence ATGTCTTTCAAGGCTCCTCTGTCATCGCCCAAAATTCCAGCCACCGTTGTGACCGGCTTTCTCGGCTCCGGCAAAACCACGCTCATCCGCCATCTGATTGAACAGGCCGGGGACAAGAAAATTGCCCTCATCGTCAATGAATTTGGCGATATGGGGTTCGACGGCGAAATGATTTCAAGCTGCGGCAATCCCAATTGCACCGAAGACGATGTTGTCGAACTGAAAAACGGCTGCATTTGCTGCACGGTGGCCGACGAATTTTTGCCGACCATGGAAATGTTGCTCAAGCGCGAACCACGTCCGGAGCATATCGTTATCGAGACATCCGGCTTGGCGCTACCCCAGCCTCTTGTTCAGGCTTTCCAGTGGCCCAGCGTACGCGCATCGGTCACCGTTGACGGCGTGATTACCATCGCCGATGCCGCCGCGCTGAGCGAAGGCCACTATAGCGTCGATGAAGAGGCCGTTGTGCGTCAGCGGGAACAGGATGACTCAATCGATCATGAAAATCCGATTGATGAGCTCTTCAATGATCAGCTCAAATGCGCGGACATGATTGTGATTTCCAAGGCCGATCTCATTGATGAGGATGCCATGGCGCGGGTGGAAGCGATCATTGCGGAGCATCGGCGCGATGGGGTGAAAACCATTCACTCGGCCAATGGCAATGTTTCGACCGCTGTGCTTTTGGGCCTTGAAGCGGGCGCGGAAGAGGATCTCGACAGCCGAGAAGCCGCGCATGATCATCACCATCACGATCACGACGATGACCATGATCACGATGATGATCATGACCACCATCATCATCATCATCATCATCATCATCATCACGACCATGATGACTTCCATTCTGCAGTTGTCTCACCGCGCGCCTTTGCCTCGATGGATGCGCTTAAACAGGCCGTATCAGATGTTTTGGCTCAGTCCGGCGTCCTGCGCGTTAAAGGCTATGCGGCGATTGAAGGCAAAAAAGCACGCGTTGTGGTGCAAGCGGTCGGGCGTCGCGTGGAAAGCTGGTTCGATCCGGGGGCTGAGACCTCGACAGGTCTGGTGGTCATTGGTCTTAAGGATTTCGATCTGGATCGCGCCAACAAGACCCTAGGCTAA
- the cobN gene encoding cobaltochelatase subunit CobN, translating into MHILAPDAGRIDDGEEAVDLGQTPGDILILSSADSELSAFAMSARSRSDEAASVRLANLMALGHPYSVDLYVDQTASHAKVIVLRLLGGVEYWRYGLEQLKKLSRGYDVKLLVMPGDDKWDESLAEWSSEPVAIVRQLWRYCVEGGAENMALALRFAEALIAGDIEAVPHPMPLPRVGILKRGESFSGEVGLKRYLAEMANETQKSVVPILFYRSYVQSAMTAPIDALAEALEANGLHALPIFLPSLKDFEAQEFLEGALAQLPPAVLLNCTAFALSKAGQAYEPTILDRYDCPVLQVILSGSSKLAWEESPRGLSARDLAMHVVLPELDGRILSRAIAFKEEGALDSKTHYKPVELVPHGDRIAYVAALAKGWARLRNSEPKSRKVGVVLANYPNKDSRIANGVGLDSPASVVALMKSMQHAGYQIGPVPEDADALMQQILKGPTNALGKAIRQSENQLNLADYKAMFEALPEAVQNGVATRWGPPEDDPMVTGEAFQLAILTFDNLAIGVQPARGYNIDPKDTYHDPDLVPPHNYFAFYFWLRRVYGVHAVIHAGKHGNLEWLPGKALALSEACYPEAVLGPVPHLYPFIVNDPGEGCQAKRRTSAVIIDHLTPPLTRAESHGAGEELEALVDEFYTAQGVDPRRSDKLLEEIRFLASRTGLDKDAGVAADDDNQTALQQLDTHLCDLKELQIRDGLHILGASPEGGYRTDLLVAIARVPRGNEPAQQSLHRAIAADLDLTVAGVRFDPLDCDFAKEWDGPRPDLLARLSDALWRHCGDTVERIELLAKALVAGEVVCPDGFAATKAVLNWVKGDLSAAIDACGPEETSHLLAGLGGRFVPPGPSGAPTRGRPDVLPTGRNFFAVDVRSVPSKTAWAIGELSAERLMERHFQDEGEWLQAIVLTCWGTSNMRTGGDDIAQALALLGVRPVWEPASGRVTGIEVLRLEELRRPRVDVTLRISGFFRDAFPHQIDLFDSAVRQVSELDEDEDANPLAARVRRERAEAEAQGVDADLARRQSTFRVFGSMPGAYGAGLQALIDEKIWDKRSDFAEAFVAWGGFAYGAGQYGDRAADSLKRRLSKVDAVIQNQDNREHDLLDSDDYYQFEGGLAASVESFRGAAPKVYHNDHSRAERPVIRTLDEEIARVVRGRAANPKWIAGVMRHGYKGAFEIAATLDYLFAFAATTNAVGDHHFDQLYEAYIEDDAVADFLKDKNRPAYDDMIDRFLEALDRGLWTPKSNSARFNLEENKKPATQQEGEFL; encoded by the coding sequence ATGCACATTCTGGCGCCTGATGCAGGACGGATTGATGACGGCGAAGAAGCCGTGGATCTGGGGCAGACCCCCGGTGATATCCTCATTCTGTCTTCTGCAGATAGCGAACTTTCAGCATTTGCCATGTCGGCACGGTCTCGCTCCGATGAGGCCGCTTCGGTGCGTCTGGCCAACCTCATGGCGCTGGGGCATCCCTATTCGGTTGATCTCTATGTGGATCAAACTGCCAGCCACGCAAAAGTCATCGTGCTGCGCCTTCTTGGTGGCGTTGAATATTGGCGTTACGGGCTAGAGCAGCTCAAGAAGCTTTCGCGCGGCTATGATGTCAAATTGCTCGTCATGCCCGGCGATGACAAGTGGGATGAAAGCCTTGCGGAATGGTCTAGTGAACCGGTGGCCATTGTGCGCCAGCTCTGGCGCTATTGCGTTGAGGGGGGAGCAGAGAATATGGCCCTTGCGCTCCGGTTTGCCGAGGCGTTGATTGCGGGGGACATAGAGGCTGTGCCTCATCCTATGCCTCTGCCGCGCGTAGGCATTCTCAAACGCGGGGAAAGTTTCAGCGGCGAGGTGGGTCTAAAGCGCTATTTGGCTGAGATGGCCAATGAAACGCAAAAATCTGTGGTGCCAATTCTCTTTTATCGGTCTTACGTGCAAAGCGCCATGACGGCGCCGATTGATGCCCTTGCAGAAGCGCTTGAGGCAAACGGGCTGCATGCCTTGCCGATCTTTCTACCGAGCTTGAAGGACTTCGAGGCGCAAGAATTCCTTGAAGGCGCTTTGGCTCAGTTGCCGCCCGCTGTGTTACTCAATTGCACCGCATTTGCTTTGTCCAAGGCCGGGCAGGCTTACGAGCCTACCATCTTGGATCGGTATGACTGTCCGGTGCTTCAGGTCATTCTGTCTGGTTCCAGCAAGCTGGCGTGGGAGGAAAGCCCGCGCGGTCTCTCTGCGCGAGATCTAGCCATGCATGTGGTTCTGCCCGAGCTGGATGGGCGCATCCTAAGCCGCGCCATAGCCTTCAAGGAAGAAGGCGCGCTGGATAGCAAGACACATTACAAACCCGTGGAATTGGTGCCGCATGGCGATCGGATTGCTTATGTCGCCGCCTTGGCCAAAGGCTGGGCGCGCTTGCGCAATTCCGAACCCAAAAGCCGCAAGGTTGGCGTGGTGTTGGCAAACTATCCCAACAAGGACAGCCGCATCGCCAATGGGGTTGGGCTGGATAGTCCGGCCTCTGTTGTTGCCTTGATGAAATCCATGCAGCATGCGGGTTATCAGATTGGCCCTGTGCCGGAAGATGCCGACGCGCTGATGCAGCAGATCCTCAAAGGGCCGACCAATGCACTGGGCAAGGCCATCCGCCAGAGCGAGAACCAGCTGAATCTGGCCGACTATAAGGCCATGTTTGAGGCACTGCCTGAGGCCGTTCAGAACGGCGTCGCGACCCGCTGGGGGCCGCCAGAGGATGATCCGATGGTCACCGGTGAAGCGTTCCAGCTAGCGATCCTCACCTTTGATAATCTGGCCATCGGTGTGCAGCCCGCCCGTGGGTATAATATCGACCCCAAAGATACCTATCACGATCCTGATCTGGTGCCGCCGCACAATTACTTCGCCTTCTATTTCTGGCTGCGGCGTGTCTATGGCGTTCATGCGGTCATTCATGCAGGCAAGCATGGCAATCTTGAATGGCTGCCGGGCAAGGCACTCGCACTCAGTGAGGCTTGCTATCCCGAAGCTGTGCTCGGGCCGGTGCCGCATCTCTATCCATTCATCGTCAATGACCCCGGCGAAGGCTGTCAGGCCAAGCGCCGCACCAGCGCGGTGATCATTGATCATCTGACACCGCCGCTCACCCGCGCCGAAAGCCATGGCGCTGGCGAAGAGCTGGAGGCGCTGGTGGATGAATTCTACACCGCGCAAGGGGTGGATCCGCGCCGATCGGACAAGCTGCTGGAGGAAATCCGTTTTCTGGCCAGCCGCACCGGCCTTGATAAGGATGCAGGCGTGGCTGCTGATGATGACAACCAGACCGCTTTGCAGCAACTGGACACCCATTTGTGCGACCTAAAAGAGCTGCAAATACGCGACGGTCTGCATATTCTGGGTGCCTCGCCGGAAGGGGGCTATCGAACCGATTTGCTGGTCGCCATAGCGCGGGTGCCGCGCGGCAACGAACCCGCTCAGCAGTCTCTCCACCGCGCCATTGCTGCGGATCTCGACCTTACAGTGGCTGGCGTCCGCTTCGATCCTCTGGATTGCGATTTTGCCAAAGAATGGGACGGTCCGCGCCCTGATCTTCTTGCCCGCCTTTCAGACGCCCTGTGGCGCCATTGCGGCGATACGGTCGAGCGGATCGAGCTGCTCGCCAAGGCGTTGGTTGCAGGTGAGGTGGTCTGCCCTGACGGGTTTGCGGCAACAAAGGCTGTGCTCAATTGGGTAAAGGGAGACCTCAGCGCAGCGATTGATGCCTGCGGGCCTGAAGAAACCAGTCATCTGTTGGCCGGCCTTGGTGGACGGTTTGTGCCGCCCGGTCCCTCGGGAGCCCCCACAAGAGGCCGACCGGACGTTCTGCCAACGGGCCGCAATTTCTTTGCTGTCGATGTGCGCTCCGTGCCCTCCAAAACGGCTTGGGCCATCGGAGAACTCTCTGCCGAGCGGCTGATGGAACGCCACTTTCAGGATGAAGGCGAATGGCTTCAAGCCATCGTACTGACCTGTTGGGGCACGTCCAACATGCGCACAGGTGGCGATGATATTGCGCAGGCGCTGGCCCTGTTAGGTGTCCGTCCCGTCTGGGAACCGGCATCGGGGCGTGTGACAGGCATAGAGGTGCTGCGGCTTGAGGAATTGCGGCGCCCACGCGTGGACGTGACCTTGCGGATCTCGGGCTTTTTCCGCGATGCTTTTCCTCATCAGATAGACCTGTTCGATAGTGCGGTGCGGCAGGTGTCCGAACTGGATGAAGACGAGGATGCCAATCCGCTGGCCGCCCGTGTGCGCCGCGAAAGGGCCGAGGCCGAAGCGCAGGGCGTTGACGCAGATCTGGCCCGCAGGCAATCTACGTTCCGTGTGTTCGGCTCCATGCCGGGGGCTTATGGGGCGGGGCTTCAGGCGCTGATCGACGAGAAAATCTGGGACAAGCGCTCGGACTTTGCCGAGGCCTTTGTGGCATGGGGTGGATTTGCCTATGGAGCCGGGCAATATGGTGACCGTGCCGCCGACAGTCTCAAGCGCCGTTTGTCAAAAGTCGATGCGGTGATCCAGAATCAGGATAATCGCGAGCATGATCTGCTCGACTCGGACGACTATTACCAGTTTGAAGGCGGGCTTGCTGCCAGTGTCGAGAGTTTCCGTGGCGCTGCACCGAAGGTCTATCACAATGATCATTCCCGCGCCGAGCGCCCCGTTATCCGCACGCTGGATGAGGAAATAGCGCGCGTTGTGCGCGGGCGGGCAGCGAACCCGAAATGGATCGCCGGTGTGATGCGGCATGGCTATAAGGGCGCGTTCGAAATCGCGGCAACGCTTGATTACTTGTTTGCCTTTGCTGCGACGACCAACGCCGTAGGCGATCACCATTTCGATCAGCTCTATGAGGCCTATATCGAGGATGATGCTGTTGCCGATTTCCTCAAGGACAAGAACCGGCCCGCTTATGATGATATGATTGATCGCTTTTTGGAGGCGCTTGATCGAGGTCTCTGGACGCCCAAGTCTAACAGTGCCCGATTCAATCTGGAAGAAAACAAGAAACCAGCCACTCAGCAGGAAGGGGAGTTCCTATGA
- the cobO gene encoding cob(I)yrinic acid a,c-diamide adenosyltransferase, giving the protein MKKTDGMTQEELDARHAEKMKKKKAAREKILATKTEEKGLIIVHTGKGKGKSTAAFGMAFRSIGHGHKIAVIQFVKGAWDSGEKRMLEKFPEQVTIKAMGEGFTWETQDRNKDIANARAAWEAAKEAILDPETRFVLLDELNIVLRYDYLPIEEIVEFLSKEKPDDTHVVITGRNAKDELIEIADLVTEMTLIKHPFRSGIKAQEGIEY; this is encoded by the coding sequence ATGAAAAAGACAGATGGTATGACGCAGGAAGAGCTCGACGCTCGTCATGCAGAAAAGATGAAAAAGAAAAAGGCCGCGCGTGAAAAAATCCTCGCCACCAAGACCGAGGAAAAGGGCCTGATTATCGTTCATACGGGCAAAGGCAAGGGCAAATCCACCGCCGCCTTCGGCATGGCCTTCCGCTCCATCGGGCACGGGCACAAGATCGCCGTCATCCAGTTCGTCAAGGGGGCATGGGATTCGGGCGAAAAGCGCATGCTGGAAAAGTTCCCCGAGCAGGTAACGATCAAGGCCATGGGCGAGGGCTTCACCTGGGAGACACAGGATCGCAACAAGGACATCGCCAATGCCCGCGCAGCATGGGAAGCGGCAAAGGAAGCGATTCTCGATCCGGAAACCCGCTTTGTGCTGCTGGACGAATTGAACATCGTCTTGCGTTATGACTATCTGCCGATCGAGGAAATCGTGGAATTTCTGAGTAAAGAAAAGCCTGATGACACTCATGTTGTCATCACCGGTCGCAACGCAAAGGACGAGTTGATTGAAATCGCGGATCTGGTGACCGAAATGACGCTGATCAAGCATCCGTTCCGGTCGGGAATTAAGGCACAGGAGGGCATCGAATATTAG